A section of the Pimelobacter simplex genome encodes:
- a CDS encoding APC family permease, which produces MQPTTAPPAETGGALRTDAVSARHLVFFVVSAAAPLTVMAGFAPLAFLVGGQSAPVGYLAAGLVYALFAVGFCAMSRHVSNAGAFYAYVTRGLGRVVGSGSALVAYAAYTLGEIGFCAAAGLFASTTLDDLAGIDLPWGVCAVVLGIVVSVVAYCRVDVGARVLACLLIGEIGLLVALAVAILVKGTPEGLSLSGFDPGTWDASALGSLFVITFVVYIGFEQTAVYAEEARDPRRTVTRATYLAVGILAVTYTFVSWVLLMAIGPGALGAALAGDPSQLVFAVNQGYLGTFMTDVMQVLIVTSFVAGVLALHNAGARYLFALGREGLLPRTLGTTGRASGSPSHAVIVQSVLVVVALAGFGLSSLDPYTQVVIWTNTPTLVGVLFLQILTSIAVIAFFARNRTDEGVWQRLVAPALAAVVLAGVLFLVCSKMGLLTGLDARDNLLINLPLAVAFVVGLVRGAVAAR; this is translated from the coding sequence ATGCAACCCACCACCGCTCCGCCTGCCGAGACCGGCGGCGCCCTGCGCACCGACGCCGTGAGTGCCCGGCACCTGGTGTTCTTCGTGGTGTCGGCGGCGGCGCCGCTGACCGTGATGGCCGGGTTCGCGCCGCTCGCGTTCCTGGTCGGCGGGCAGAGCGCGCCGGTCGGCTACCTCGCCGCGGGCCTCGTGTACGCGCTCTTCGCGGTCGGCTTCTGCGCGATGTCCCGCCACGTCAGCAACGCCGGCGCCTTCTACGCCTACGTCACCCGCGGGCTCGGCCGGGTCGTCGGTTCCGGCTCGGCCCTCGTCGCGTACGCCGCCTACACCCTCGGCGAGATCGGCTTCTGCGCCGCCGCGGGCCTCTTCGCCTCGACCACCCTCGACGACCTGGCCGGCATCGACCTGCCCTGGGGCGTGTGCGCCGTCGTCCTCGGCATCGTGGTCTCGGTCGTCGCCTACTGCCGCGTCGACGTCGGAGCCCGGGTGCTCGCGTGCCTGCTGATCGGCGAGATCGGTCTGCTGGTGGCGCTCGCCGTCGCGATCCTCGTCAAGGGGACGCCCGAGGGCCTGAGCCTCTCCGGCTTCGACCCCGGCACCTGGGACGCCAGCGCGCTCGGCTCGCTCTTCGTCATCACCTTCGTCGTCTACATCGGCTTCGAGCAGACCGCGGTCTATGCCGAGGAGGCCCGCGACCCGCGCCGGACCGTGACCCGCGCGACGTACCTCGCGGTCGGGATCCTCGCGGTGACCTACACCTTCGTGTCGTGGGTGCTGCTCATGGCGATCGGCCCGGGCGCGCTCGGCGCCGCGCTCGCGGGCGACCCGTCGCAGCTGGTGTTCGCGGTCAACCAGGGCTATCTCGGCACGTTCATGACCGACGTCATGCAGGTCCTCATCGTCACCAGCTTCGTCGCCGGCGTGCTCGCGCTGCACAACGCCGGTGCCCGCTACCTGTTCGCGCTCGGTCGCGAGGGCCTCCTGCCCCGCACCCTCGGTACGACGGGCCGCGCCAGCGGCAGCCCCTCGCACGCGGTGATCGTCCAGTCGGTCCTGGTCGTCGTCGCGCTCGCCGGGTTCGGCCTGTCCAGCCTCGACCCCTACACGCAGGTGGTCATCTGGACCAACACCCCCACCTTGGTGGGCGTGCTGTTCCTGCAGATCCTCACCTCCATCGCGGTGATCGCGTTCTTCGCCCGCAACCGCACCGACGAGGGGGTCTGGCAGCGACTGGTCGCCCCGGCCCTGGCGGCCGTCGTCCTGGCGGGCGTGCTCTTCCTCGTCTGCAGCAAGATGGGCCTGCTCACCGGTCTCGACGCCCGCGACAACCTGCTCATCAACCTGCCGCTCGCCGTCGCCTTCGTGGTCGGCCTGGTCCGCGGGGCGGTGGCCGCGCGATGA
- a CDS encoding TetR/AcrR family transcriptional regulator, whose product MARAKVTPEQILREAARLFAIKGFHGTSTREIAEAVGVRQPSLFHHFATKHDIAQALYAYDYARSPGLQGVREVPDGTPAAVELYQTVRREILVEMTSAYDLRGLYLSALIDEPEFARWHAAYHAAMAHSRAVIEQGIADGEFADTRAHVVTEMLDATINQAVRWSGAQRERSMPDDVAVLALRLVIARPSRIPAVRRAADRLLDAAGTPWETELDQLAG is encoded by the coding sequence ATGGCACGCGCGAAGGTCACCCCCGAGCAGATCCTGCGCGAGGCCGCGCGCCTGTTCGCGATCAAGGGCTTCCACGGGACGTCGACCCGCGAGATCGCCGAGGCAGTGGGGGTCCGGCAACCGTCGCTGTTCCACCACTTCGCGACCAAGCACGACATCGCGCAGGCGCTCTACGCCTACGACTACGCGCGCTCACCCGGCCTCCAGGGGGTGCGCGAGGTCCCCGACGGGACACCGGCCGCGGTCGAGCTCTACCAGACGGTGCGCCGCGAGATCCTGGTCGAGATGACGAGTGCCTACGACCTGCGCGGGCTCTACCTCAGCGCCCTCATCGACGAGCCGGAGTTCGCGCGCTGGCACGCGGCGTACCACGCCGCGATGGCCCACTCCCGCGCGGTGATCGAGCAGGGGATCGCCGACGGCGAGTTCGCGGACACCCGCGCCCACGTGGTCACCGAGATGCTGGACGCCACGATCAACCAGGCGGTGCGCTGGTCCGGGGCGCAGCGCGAGCGCTCGATGCCCGACGACGTCGCGGTCCTCGCGCTGCGGCTGGTCATCGCGCGGCCCAGCCGGATCCCGGCGGTACGCCGCGCGGCCGACCGGCTGCTCGACGCGGCCGGCACCCCCTGGGAGACCGAGCTCGATCAGCTCGCCGGCTGA
- a CDS encoding sigma-70 family RNA polymerase sigma factor, with product MTAHLVDPVQDGDPVLLSRVRAGDPDAYAQLFRRHRAAATAFAGRLAGPSHADDLVAEAFAKVYDALQRDLGPTVSFRSYLLTAIRSIWSNTVRTERRYDLVEDYESLPPSEALTLTDDPDGRFDNHAVGEAFRGLPERWQAVLWYTAVEGLPQNEVALYLGIKPNAVAALAFRAREGLRQAYLSAHLNGAAATATPDCPTWLPLLPAYARGSVDKRKRPGLEAHLDGCLACTTALADLSDVNNRLGALLVPIVLGTGVLGLPGISGLWAGLAGLTGATATAAGASVASGASAGAGAAGLGKLAGVGRNGLMTTVAATVAAGVVGAAIAVPMLVGSSDDAPAADGRISATASAEPSEASATTPARTPSARPSPTQRPVPPPVESTSSSSTVIPVEPERSPTSKPSREPSSTRPQPTPTPTPTPTPTPTPTPTPTPTPTVPVFSDDIGLGTPSAVPSGSLGVSYVEVTLPVVNVRPEATMTVVLDQLVLYPVLMSNDWQCSAAFTGVSETTVTCRWTGTETAAAALVLGLLVPTPMQVDAAITQAPGTTDPAPGNNAASIVLEPTPVTGP from the coding sequence ATGACCGCTCATCTGGTCGACCCGGTCCAGGACGGCGACCCCGTCCTGCTGAGTCGTGTCCGCGCCGGTGATCCCGACGCCTACGCCCAGCTCTTCCGTCGGCACCGCGCGGCCGCGACGGCCTTCGCCGGCCGCCTCGCCGGACCCAGCCACGCCGACGACCTCGTCGCCGAGGCCTTCGCCAAGGTGTACGACGCGCTCCAGCGCGACCTCGGCCCGACGGTCTCGTTCCGCTCCTACCTGCTGACCGCGATCCGGAGCATCTGGAGCAACACCGTGCGCACCGAGCGCCGCTACGACCTGGTCGAGGACTACGAGTCGCTCCCGCCGAGCGAGGCGCTGACGCTCACCGACGACCCCGACGGCCGCTTCGACAACCACGCGGTCGGCGAGGCCTTCCGCGGTCTCCCGGAGCGCTGGCAGGCGGTGCTCTGGTACACCGCCGTCGAGGGGCTGCCCCAGAACGAGGTCGCGCTCTACCTCGGCATCAAGCCCAACGCCGTCGCCGCGCTCGCCTTCCGGGCCCGCGAGGGACTGCGCCAGGCCTACCTGTCGGCCCACCTCAACGGCGCCGCCGCGACGGCCACGCCGGACTGCCCGACCTGGCTGCCGCTGCTGCCCGCCTATGCGCGCGGCTCGGTCGACAAGCGCAAGCGGCCCGGCCTCGAGGCGCACCTCGACGGCTGCCTGGCCTGCACCACCGCGCTGGCCGACCTCAGCGACGTCAACAACCGCCTCGGCGCGCTCCTGGTGCCGATCGTGCTCGGCACGGGTGTGCTCGGGCTGCCCGGCATCTCCGGGCTCTGGGCGGGACTGGCCGGGCTCACCGGCGCCACCGCGACCGCGGCGGGCGCCTCGGTGGCCTCCGGCGCGAGTGCCGGCGCGGGCGCCGCGGGGCTGGGCAAGCTCGCCGGGGTGGGCCGCAACGGCCTGATGACGACGGTCGCCGCGACCGTCGCCGCCGGCGTCGTGGGGGCCGCGATCGCCGTACCGATGCTGGTGGGGAGCTCCGACGACGCGCCGGCCGCCGACGGCCGGATCAGCGCGACCGCGTCCGCCGAGCCGAGCGAGGCGAGTGCCACCACGCCGGCCCGGACGCCCTCGGCGCGGCCCTCGCCGACCCAGCGACCGGTTCCGCCGCCGGTGGAGTCGACCTCGTCGAGCTCGACGGTGATCCCGGTCGAGCCGGAGCGGTCGCCGACCTCGAAGCCCAGCCGCGAGCCCAGCTCGACCCGCCCGCAGCCGACGCCCACCCCGACGCCGACGCCCACGCCGACCCCCACGCCGACGCCGACCCCGACGCCGACCCCGACGGTCCCGGTGTTCTCCGACGACATCGGTCTCGGTACGCCGAGCGCCGTGCCGTCGGGCTCGCTCGGCGTCTCCTACGTCGAGGTCACGCTCCCCGTGGTCAACGTGCGTCCCGAGGCGACGATGACCGTGGTGCTCGACCAGCTCGTGCTCTACCCGGTCCTGATGAGCAACGACTGGCAGTGCAGCGCGGCGTTCACCGGCGTGAGCGAGACGACCGTGACGTGTCGCTGGACCGGTACCGAGACCGCGGCGGCCGCGCTGGTCCTCGGGCTGCTCGTCCCGACGCCGATGCAGGTCGACGCCGCGATCACCCAGGCGCCGGGCACGACGGACCCCGCGCCGGGCAACAACGCCGCCTCGATCGTCCTGGAGCCGACCCCCGTCACCGGCCCGTGA
- a CDS encoding response regulator, producing MRIVLAEDHALLRAGLTQLLEAKGFEVLAAVDNLADLEQALADPAADAAVVDVRMPPTFTDEGLRAAIAARGQRPGFPVLVLSQYVEQLYARELLASGEGAVGYLLKDRVADVGEFVDALHRVADGGTVLDPSVVAAVLERRKDTPVDRLTEREREVLALMAEGRANAGIAQALVVTEKAVAKHINSIFAKLDLPTDTDDHRRVRAVLEWLRF from the coding sequence GTGCGCATCGTCCTCGCCGAAGACCACGCCCTCCTGAGGGCGGGGCTGACCCAGCTGCTCGAGGCCAAGGGCTTCGAGGTGCTGGCCGCGGTCGACAACCTCGCCGACCTGGAGCAGGCGCTGGCCGACCCGGCCGCGGACGCCGCCGTGGTCGACGTACGGATGCCGCCGACGTTCACCGACGAGGGTTTGCGCGCCGCGATCGCCGCGCGCGGGCAGCGGCCGGGCTTCCCGGTGCTGGTGCTCTCGCAGTACGTCGAGCAGCTCTACGCCCGCGAGCTGCTGGCCTCGGGCGAGGGCGCGGTCGGCTACCTCCTCAAGGACCGCGTCGCGGACGTCGGCGAGTTCGTCGACGCGCTGCACCGGGTGGCCGACGGCGGCACGGTGCTCGACCCGTCGGTGGTCGCCGCGGTCCTGGAGCGGCGCAAGGACACCCCGGTCGACCGGCTCACCGAGCGCGAGCGCGAGGTGCTCGCGCTGATGGCCGAGGGCCGGGCCAACGCCGGCATCGCCCAGGCGCTCGTGGTCACCGAGAAGGCCGTGGCCAAGCACATCAACAGCATCTTCGCCAAGCTCGACCTGCCCACCGACACCGACGACCACCGGCGGGTGCGCGCGGTGCTGGAATGGCTGCGGTTCTGA
- a CDS encoding sensor histidine kinase: MSNRFPEHDLDARAGRLETTGYAALHVLLFAPVVATFILVVVSAALVAVWVGVALLMLFFPLMRALVQAHRWMAGRILGAPTTAPYLPLPGGLLGNLRTQAADPMTWRDLFWMLWAMTFGFAVSLLALLLFLCVVTLPIWWYGVGPLMRARACVDRALLTVGRTEHLEQRVEALTRSRAVVVDHSAAELRRIERDLHDGPQARLAAVSLSLGLADDLFETDPEAARRLLNDARGTSSTALGELRDVVRGIHPPVLADRGLAGAVSALAIDMALPVELALDVPDRLPAPVESAVYFTVAECLANTAKHAGADQSWVSLSHADGVLRGEVGDDGRGGADPRRGSGLPGIAARLAAFDGTLTVSSPPGGPTVVSWEVPCASSSPKTTPS, from the coding sequence GTGAGCAACCGGTTCCCCGAGCACGACCTCGACGCCCGCGCCGGACGTCTGGAGACGACGGGGTACGCCGCGCTGCACGTCCTGCTGTTCGCCCCCGTCGTGGCCACCTTCATCCTGGTGGTGGTGAGCGCCGCCCTCGTCGCGGTGTGGGTGGGCGTGGCCCTGCTCATGCTGTTCTTCCCGCTGATGCGGGCGCTGGTGCAGGCGCACCGCTGGATGGCGGGCCGGATCCTCGGGGCGCCGACCACGGCGCCGTACCTGCCGCTGCCGGGTGGGCTGCTCGGCAACCTGCGCACCCAGGCGGCCGACCCGATGACCTGGCGCGACCTGTTCTGGATGCTGTGGGCGATGACCTTCGGGTTCGCGGTCTCGCTGCTGGCGCTGCTGCTCTTCCTGTGCGTGGTCACCCTCCCCATCTGGTGGTACGGCGTCGGCCCGCTCATGCGCGCCCGGGCCTGCGTCGACCGGGCCCTGCTCACGGTCGGGCGTACCGAGCACCTGGAGCAGCGGGTCGAGGCGCTGACCCGCTCCCGGGCGGTCGTGGTCGACCACTCCGCCGCCGAGCTGCGCCGGATCGAGCGGGACCTGCACGACGGTCCGCAGGCGCGGCTGGCCGCGGTGTCGCTCAGCCTGGGCCTGGCCGACGACCTCTTCGAGACCGATCCGGAGGCCGCGCGCCGGCTGCTCAACGACGCCCGCGGGACCTCGTCCACGGCCCTGGGCGAGCTACGCGACGTGGTCCGCGGGATCCACCCGCCGGTGCTGGCCGACCGCGGCCTGGCCGGTGCCGTCTCCGCGCTGGCGATCGACATGGCGCTGCCGGTCGAGCTCGCGCTCGACGTACCGGACCGGTTGCCGGCGCCGGTGGAGTCGGCGGTCTACTTCACCGTCGCCGAGTGCCTGGCCAACACCGCCAAGCACGCCGGCGCCGACCAGTCGTGGGTGAGCCTGAGCCATGCCGACGGCGTGCTGCGCGGCGAGGTGGGCGACGACGGACGCGGTGGCGCGGACCCGCGACGGGGGTCCGGGCTTCCGGGGATCGCCGCGCGTCTGGCAGCCTTCGACGGCACCCTGACGGTCTCGAGCCCGCCGGGTGGCCCGACCGTCGTGAGCTGGGAGGTTCCGTGCGCATCGTCCTCGCCGAAGACCACGCCCTCCTGA
- a CDS encoding MMPL family transporter, with protein sequence MSRIPLSGLPTRAARWSATHPWRAIGAWLAFVVIAVGLSATVSTHEVTDADYRLGESGRAATLMEQADLDAPPTENVVISARVGDLDNAQARAAAADVADRMAGLDGVAGVGDAVPSADGTALLVPVALTSDEIDAAPLLDATAAVQAEHPDLRVEQAGDVTIGDAIDERVGEDLQSAEIVSLPITLVLMLLAFGALIAAGLPVLLAATSVAATIGITAPISYLVPAEPTVYSMIVLIGMAVGVDYSLFYLKRERQERSSGRSTLDAVTIAAETSGHAILVSGGAVIASLAALFVLTDVTFNSLATGAILVVAVAVLGSITVLPALLVKLGRWVDRPRVPLLWRLTRRVRTGTISGRLLGPVVRHPVAALVVSGLVIGALAVPALSMKTHQASAETLPHDIPAVQTLRHITKAFPAEGTSAQVVVTGVDEAAATRGLDALAAAAGKDDHFAVDGAQVRTSADGETSVIDLALPFDESDDRAADAIERLRDRLAPAALDDLGPDVSWAVGGDAASSLDHANRQGDRMPLLLGIVLLLTMVMMVLAFRSVLLGLVSTVLNLASVGVAFGLLSLVFQHGVGESLLDFTSPGFVIDWIPIFVLVVLVGLSMDYHVFVLSRIRELVDRGMPAREAVHRGIADTAGVITSAAAVMVSVFAIFATLSMMEMKMMGVGLAAAILIDATLIRLVVLPAVLVLLGERAWPRRRTGRGGPGALATPEVPPTTWTSTSGELVPVNR encoded by the coding sequence ATGTCACGCATCCCCTTGAGCGGGCTGCCCACCCGGGCCGCCCGCTGGAGCGCCACCCATCCGTGGCGGGCGATCGGCGCCTGGCTGGCGTTCGTCGTCATCGCGGTCGGCCTGTCGGCCACCGTGTCCACTCACGAGGTCACCGACGCCGACTACCGGCTCGGCGAGTCCGGCCGCGCCGCGACCCTGATGGAGCAGGCCGACCTCGACGCCCCGCCCACCGAGAACGTCGTCATCAGTGCCCGCGTGGGCGACCTCGACAACGCCCAGGCGCGCGCCGCCGCGGCCGACGTGGCCGACCGGATGGCGGGCCTCGACGGCGTCGCCGGGGTCGGGGACGCCGTACCGAGCGCGGACGGGACGGCGCTGCTCGTCCCCGTCGCGCTGACCTCCGACGAGATCGACGCGGCGCCGCTGCTCGACGCGACCGCCGCCGTGCAGGCGGAGCACCCGGACCTGCGGGTCGAGCAGGCCGGCGACGTCACCATCGGCGACGCGATCGACGAGCGCGTGGGCGAGGACCTGCAGTCCGCGGAGATCGTCAGCCTCCCGATCACGCTGGTGCTGATGCTCCTGGCCTTCGGCGCCCTCATCGCTGCCGGACTGCCGGTGCTGCTCGCCGCGACCAGCGTGGCCGCGACCATCGGCATCACCGCGCCCATCTCGTACCTCGTGCCGGCCGAGCCGACGGTGTACTCGATGATCGTGCTCATCGGCATGGCCGTGGGCGTCGACTACTCGCTGTTCTACCTCAAGCGCGAGCGCCAGGAACGGTCCTCCGGGCGCTCCACGCTCGACGCGGTGACCATCGCCGCCGAGACCTCGGGGCACGCGATCCTCGTCTCCGGCGGCGCGGTGATCGCCTCGCTGGCGGCGCTGTTCGTGCTCACCGACGTCACCTTCAACTCCCTGGCCACCGGCGCGATCCTGGTCGTCGCGGTCGCCGTCCTCGGCTCGATCACCGTGCTCCCGGCGCTGCTGGTCAAGCTCGGCCGCTGGGTCGACCGGCCGCGCGTCCCGCTGCTGTGGCGGCTCACCCGCCGGGTGCGCACCGGCACCATCAGCGGCCGCCTGCTCGGGCCCGTCGTACGGCACCCGGTGGCGGCGCTCGTCGTGTCCGGGCTGGTGATCGGCGCGCTCGCCGTACCGGCGCTGAGCATGAAGACCCACCAGGCCAGCGCCGAGACGCTGCCGCACGACATCCCGGCCGTGCAGACGCTGCGCCACATCACGAAGGCCTTCCCGGCGGAGGGCACCTCCGCCCAGGTCGTCGTCACCGGCGTCGACGAGGCCGCGGCGACCCGCGGGCTCGACGCCCTCGCGGCCGCGGCCGGCAAGGACGACCACTTCGCGGTGGACGGCGCCCAGGTGCGCACGTCGGCCGACGGCGAGACGTCGGTGATCGACCTGGCGCTGCCCTTCGACGAGTCCGACGACCGGGCCGCCGACGCGATCGAGCGGCTCCGCGACCGGCTCGCCCCGGCCGCCCTCGACGACCTCGGCCCGGACGTCTCGTGGGCAGTCGGCGGGGACGCGGCGTCCTCGCTCGACCACGCGAACCGGCAGGGCGACCGGATGCCGCTGCTGCTCGGGATCGTGCTCCTGCTGACCATGGTGATGATGGTGCTGGCGTTCCGCAGCGTGCTGCTGGGCCTGGTCTCGACGGTGCTCAACCTGGCATCGGTCGGGGTGGCGTTCGGGCTGCTGTCGCTGGTGTTCCAGCACGGCGTGGGCGAGAGCCTGCTCGACTTCACCAGCCCCGGCTTCGTCATCGACTGGATCCCGATCTTCGTGCTCGTCGTCCTGGTCGGGCTGTCGATGGACTACCACGTCTTCGTGCTCAGCCGGATCCGTGAGCTCGTCGACCGGGGCATGCCCGCCCGCGAGGCCGTGCACCGCGGCATCGCCGACACCGCCGGCGTGATCACCAGCGCCGCGGCGGTCATGGTCTCGGTGTTCGCGATCTTCGCGACGCTGTCGATGATGGAGATGAAGATGATGGGCGTCGGCCTGGCGGCCGCCATCCTCATCGACGCCACCCTCATCCGGTTGGTCGTGCTGCCGGCGGTGCTCGTGCTGCTGGGCGAGCGGGCCTGGCCGCGCCGTCGTACCGGGCGGGGTGGTCCGGGCGCACTGGCCACGCCCGAGGTCCCGCCGACGACCTGGACGTCGACGTCGGGCGAGCTGGTCCCGGTCAACCGGTGA
- a CDS encoding choice-of-anchor P family protein, with translation MQKSRAGAVGALVLVAATVTTATVTATVTTATAAGTPSSAYGLGASGLIPLDPLPEVVSRDGARVSDALAEVPGNPLLTASALAVSAENGRATSGVVDLAVGGGVLEQLPVDLGEQLAPVCDQLGQVDLDEVTDSLGKLVVDPLQDALNEGTADSPIDLSAITSLDFSRLVPGDLSGLCAVLDGGALVAADAVEASCTGSGGGVEIVNLRALGLPIEIDTSRAGTAVEVPGVIKVTVNRQTQRADGTFSVDALVIDLFGQQEVVVASATCGRVTSDRVPGEGDRAPEPVPVHGSLPVTG, from the coding sequence ATGCAGAAGAGTCGTGCCGGCGCGGTGGGCGCCCTGGTCCTGGTCGCCGCGACGGTGACCACTGCGACGGTGACCGCGACGGTGACCACCGCGACGGCGGCGGGTACGCCGTCCTCGGCCTACGGGCTGGGGGCGAGCGGGCTGATCCCGCTCGACCCGCTGCCCGAGGTGGTCTCGCGCGACGGGGCGCGGGTCTCCGACGCGCTGGCCGAGGTGCCCGGCAACCCGCTGCTGACGGCGTCCGCGCTGGCGGTCAGCGCCGAGAACGGGCGGGCGACCTCGGGGGTGGTCGACCTCGCGGTGGGCGGCGGCGTGCTGGAGCAGCTGCCGGTCGACCTCGGCGAGCAGCTCGCGCCGGTCTGCGACCAGCTCGGTCAGGTCGACCTCGACGAGGTCACCGACAGCCTCGGCAAGCTGGTGGTCGACCCGTTGCAGGACGCGCTCAACGAGGGGACCGCCGACTCCCCGATCGACCTGAGCGCGATCACCTCGCTCGACTTCTCCCGGCTGGTCCCCGGTGACCTGAGCGGGCTGTGCGCGGTGCTCGACGGCGGTGCGCTCGTGGCCGCCGATGCGGTCGAGGCCTCCTGCACCGGCTCCGGCGGTGGGGTCGAGATCGTCAACCTGCGGGCGCTGGGGTTGCCGATCGAGATCGACACGAGCCGAGCCGGTACGGCGGTCGAGGTCCCCGGCGTCATCAAGGTGACCGTCAACCGGCAGACCCAGCGCGCCGACGGAACGTTCTCCGTCGACGCGCTGGTCATCGACCTCTTCGGTCAGCAGGAGGTCGTGGTCGCCTCGGCCACCTGCGGCCGGGTGACGTCCGACCGGGTGCCCGGCGAGGGCGACCGGGCGCCGGAGCCCGTCCCGGTCCACGGGAGCCTGCCGGTCACCGGTTGA
- a CDS encoding RHS repeat-associated core domain-containing protein, which yields MYSFHNGTGGLTPRRQTPFGDERQAAGSAGDRGFVGATKDAEVGLIQVGVRPYDPVEGRFLGVDPKIDLGEPGQIAAAYAYAKNDPVTFSDPTGEMPAPWFEHDPPPPVPAPKSSPKRAPIQRTPQPFFRPGSFAGDLEEEVRGETAMSLYFLSLVRRANLDFIKNVGPVVGQAKAKNRAVSDAAREKLRISERNKSGAEMLKDWEKKLTRRVSLDKFLKFGGPLIEIYDGYKGVKERTDNGEDTKVAVLKEGGSWATGAAAAYTIGLACGGAGTVFCGTVVLAVGTGVKVGFERMVDGKLDDDARGVGRWLAERRHDFVYSMTCGMMPTC from the coding sequence GTGTACTCGTTCCACAACGGCACGGGCGGACTCACACCTCGGCGGCAGACCCCGTTCGGCGACGAACGGCAGGCCGCCGGATCTGCTGGGGACCGCGGTTTCGTCGGGGCGACCAAGGATGCCGAGGTCGGTCTCATCCAAGTCGGGGTCCGGCCGTACGACCCAGTTGAGGGGCGCTTCCTCGGTGTCGACCCGAAGATCGACCTCGGCGAGCCGGGACAGATCGCAGCGGCGTACGCCTATGCGAAGAACGATCCGGTGACGTTCTCGGACCCGACGGGAGAGATGCCCGCGCCCTGGTTCGAGCACGACCCGCCGCCTCCCGTGCCCGCGCCCAAGTCTTCACCGAAGCGGGCTCCTATCCAGAGGACACCGCAGCCGTTCTTCAGGCCCGGTTCCTTCGCCGGCGACCTGGAGGAGGAAGTCCGCGGCGAGACCGCCATGTCGCTGTACTTCCTGTCGCTGGTGCGAAGGGCGAACCTGGACTTCATCAAGAACGTCGGGCCTGTCGTGGGTCAGGCGAAGGCGAAGAACAGGGCGGTCAGTGACGCAGCGCGAGAGAAGCTGAGGATCTCGGAGCGGAACAAGTCCGGTGCGGAGATGCTGAAGGATTGGGAGAAGAAGCTCACCCGCCGGGTCTCGCTCGACAAGTTCTTGAAGTTCGGCGGTCCGCTGATCGAGATCTACGACGGATACAAGGGCGTCAAGGAACGCACCGACAATGGTGAGGACACGAAGGTCGCCGTCCTCAAGGAGGGAGGGTCGTGGGCTACGGGAGCCGCCGCGGCCTACACCATCGGACTGGCATGCGGTGGGGCCGGGACGGTCTTCTGCGGAACCGTTGTGCTGGCTGTCGGCACCGGCGTCAAGGTGGGGTTCGAACGCATGGTCGACGGCAAGCTGGACGACGACGCCCGGGGCGTCGGACGCTGGCTCGCGGAACGGCGGCACGACTTCGTGTACTCGATGACCTGCGGCATGATGCCGACATGCTGA
- a CDS encoding ABC transporter substrate-binding protein produces the protein MKFRRLAAAMAAGVLSLSVAACGSDSGSKGGDDELYVAIVSKGFQHQFWQAVKKGAEEQAKEMGVRITFEGPADETQVEEQVTMLTNALAKQPDAIGFAALDSKASEPVLEQAKQKGIPVVAFDSGVDSDIPVTTAATDNTAAAAEAAKHMAELVGNEGKVAMIVHDQTSLTGKQRRDGFIDWMKENAPDIELLPVQYGDGDQAKSADIAKSILAANPDVKGIYGSNEGSAIGAVKGVEESGVKDVTVVGFDSGQAQIDAITSGVEAGAITQNPVGMGKELVKAAVAAVKGEDLEKTIDTGYFWYDATNIDDPEIQAVLYK, from the coding sequence ATGAAGTTCCGTCGCTTGGCTGCTGCCATGGCAGCCGGTGTTCTCTCCCTCTCCGTGGCCGCGTGCGGCTCGGACAGCGGCTCGAAGGGCGGTGACGACGAGCTCTACGTCGCCATCGTGTCGAAGGGTTTCCAGCACCAGTTCTGGCAGGCGGTGAAGAAGGGCGCCGAGGAGCAGGCCAAGGAGATGGGCGTCCGGATCACCTTCGAGGGGCCGGCCGACGAGACCCAGGTCGAGGAGCAGGTCACGATGCTGACCAACGCGCTCGCCAAGCAGCCTGACGCGATCGGCTTCGCCGCGCTCGACAGCAAGGCCTCCGAGCCGGTGCTCGAGCAGGCCAAGCAGAAGGGCATCCCCGTCGTGGCCTTCGACTCCGGCGTCGACAGCGACATCCCGGTGACCACCGCGGCCACCGACAACACTGCCGCCGCGGCCGAGGCGGCCAAGCACATGGCCGAGCTCGTCGGCAACGAGGGCAAGGTCGCGATGATCGTGCACGACCAGACCAGCCTCACCGGCAAGCAGCGTCGTGACGGCTTCATCGACTGGATGAAGGAGAACGCGCCCGACATCGAGCTGCTCCCCGTCCAGTACGGCGACGGTGACCAGGCCAAGTCGGCCGACATCGCCAAGTCGATCCTCGCTGCGAACCCCGACGTCAAGGGCATCTACGGCTCCAACGAGGGCTCGGCGATCGGCGCCGTCAAGGGCGTCGAGGAGTCCGGCGTCAAGGACGTCACCGTGGTCGGCTTCGACTCCGGTCAGGCCCAGATCGACGCGATCACCTCGGGCGTCGAGGCCGGCGCGATCACCCAGAACCCCGTGGGCATGGGCAAGGAGCTCGTCAAGGCGGCCGTGGCCGCAGTCAAGGGCGAGGACCTGGAGAAGACGATCGACACCGGCTACTTCTGGTACGACGCGACGAACATCGACGACCCGGAGATCCAGGCCGTCCTCTACAAGTAG